From a region of the Georgenia yuyongxinii genome:
- a CDS encoding heme-degrading domain-containing protein produces the protein MTESTAFHEQLLAEEAELRVPTFGKDDAWMLGSQMRAAAAERRLPIAIGIVLAGQRVFHAALEGSSADNDGWLARKTAVVLRYGRSSMGVGEQFRVAGKDFDRDSRLDPAAFAAHGGVFPLVHTGGALLGAVGVSGLPQREDHEFVVTELRRYLDTRA, from the coding sequence ATGACCGAGTCCACCGCCTTCCACGAACAGCTCCTGGCCGAGGAGGCGGAGCTGCGAGTGCCCACATTCGGCAAGGACGACGCCTGGATGCTGGGCAGCCAGATGCGCGCCGCCGCCGCTGAGCGTCGGCTGCCGATCGCCATCGGCATCGTGCTCGCCGGACAGCGCGTCTTCCATGCCGCGCTCGAGGGGTCCAGCGCCGACAACGACGGGTGGTTGGCGCGGAAGACGGCGGTCGTGCTGCGGTACGGGCGCAGCTCCATGGGTGTCGGTGAGCAGTTCCGGGTCGCGGGCAAGGACTTCGACCGCGACAGCCGGCTCGACCCCGCCGCGTTCGCCGCGCACGGCGGTGTCTTCCCGCTGGTCCACACCGGCGGTGCGCTGCTCGGTGCGGTCGGCGTCTCGGGCCTGCCGCAGCGGGAGGACCACGAGTTCGTCGTCACCGAGCTGCGGCGGTACCTCGATACCCGCGCGTGA